One part of the Kryptolebias marmoratus isolate JLee-2015 linkage group LG2, ASM164957v2, whole genome shotgun sequence genome encodes these proteins:
- the LOC108246694 gene encoding sodium/hydrogen exchanger 9B2, giving the protein MDEESTKRYVRPADDSLQQKQPEMKMSDSSSSCCSSCISLRDRCPRPRGLISLLVTKACLFALLFGVVWSVTGRQCLPGGNLFGIIILFICSVLGGKLVGMIQLPTLPPFPPLLGMLLAGLLLRNVPYVTNAVFIDTHWSAALRNIALSIILTRAGLGLDPSALRRLKAVCLRVAVGPCMVEACIVAVVSHFLLSLPWVWGFILGFVLAAVSPAVVVPSMLLLQREGYGVEKGIPTLLMAAGSFDDILAITGFSTCLGIAFSTGSTWMNILKGLLEVVGGVVAGLILGLFLGLFPSRDQEDLVSRRTLMLLGLSIFSVFFSHVIGFAGAGGLCTLVLSFLAALGWKSEKAAVAAIVGRSWDVFQPLLFGLIGAEITITSLSPSTVGLGMACILIGLVIRLLVTFLLVHLGGFNLKEKVFIAVAWLPKATVQAAIGSKALDMAREEGDEALIKFGLDVLTLAVLAILTTAPIGALGIGLAGPRLLARQVKAEEAEEAPPPDHIGPTQEKDVTFESKV; this is encoded by the exons aTGGACGAAGAGTCCACGAAGCGTTACGTCCGCCCGGCTGACGAcagtctgcagcagaaacaaccTGAG aTGAAGATGTCGGActcatcttcctcctgctgTTCATCCTGTATCAGTCTGAGGGACAGATGTCCCCGGCCTCGGGGACTCATCAGCCTGCTCGTCACTAAAG CCTGTTTGTTCGCTCTGCTGTTCGGGGTCGTCTGGTCCGTCACAGGAAGGCAGTGCTTACCTGGAGGGAACCTCTTCGGCATCATCATCCTCTTCATCTGCTCCGTGCTGGGAGGGAAGCTGGTGGGAATGATCCAGCTGCCGACTCTGCCGCCCTTCCCTCCACTGCTCG gaatGCTGCTGGCGGGCCTCCTGCTGAGAAACGTCCCGTACGTAACCAACGCCGTCTTCATTGACACTCATTGGTCGGCAGCTCTGAGGAACATCGCCCTGTCAATCATCCTGACCCGGGCGGGCCTGGGCCTCGACCCGTCG GCGCTGCGCCGTCTGAAGGCCGTGTGTTTACGGGTTGCGGTCGGTCCCTGCATGGTGGAGGCCTGCATCGTTGCTGTGGTTTCTCACTTCCTGCTGAGCCTGCCTTGGGTCTGGGGCTTCATTCTGGG GTTCGTTCTGGCTGCTGTGTCTCCAGCTGTTGTTGTTCCTTCAATGCTGCTCCTGCAGAGGGAGGGGTACGGAGTGGAGAAG GGAATCCCGACGTTGCTCATGGCTGCAGGAAGTTTCGATGATATTTTAGCCATAACGGGTTTCTCTACCTGCCTGGGAATCGCCTTTTCTACAG GCTCGACGTGGATGAACATCCTGAAAGGTCTGCTGGAGGTGGTGGGAGGCGTCGTAGCAGGACTGATCCTGGGTCTGTTCCTGGGCCTTTTCCCAAGCCGTGACCAG GAGGACCTGGTGTCGAGGAGGACCCTCATGTTGTTGGGTCTGTCCATATTTTCAGTCTTCTTCAGTCATGTTATTGGTTTCGCTGGAGCCGGCGGTCTTTGTACGCTGGTGTTGTCCTTCTTGGCTGCTCTGGGTTGGAAGAGTGAAAAG GCTGCGGTGGCAGCTATAGTCGGTCGGTCTTGGGACGTGTTTCAGCCCCTCCTGTTTGGTCTGATTGGAGCTGAAATCACCATCACATCCCTCAGTCCCAGCACTGTGG GTCTGGGGATGGCCTGCATCCTCATCGGGCTGGTGATCCGGCTCCTCGTCACGTTCCTCCTGGTTCATTTAGGAGGTTTTAATCTGAAGGAGAAAGTCTTCATCGCTGTGGCCTGGCTGCCTAAAGCTACTGTacag GCTGCCATAGGTTCGAAGGCTTTAGACATGGCGAGGGAGGAGGGGGACGAGGCCTTGATCAAGTTTGGTCTGGACGTGCTAACGTTAGCGGTGTTAGCCATCCTGACCACAGCTCCCATTGGTGCTCTGGGTATTGGACTGGCAGGACCTCGTCTCCTGGCCcggcaggtcaaag CAGAGGAGGCAGAAGAAGCTCCGCCTCCCGACCACATCGGGCCCACTCAGGAAAAAGACGTGACGTTTGAGAGCAAAGTGTGA